The window TGTATTTGGACAAGACTTAATACTTCATGTATTTGTACACGACTTAATACTGCATATATTTGTACAAGACTTAATACTGCATGTATTTGTACAAGACTTAATACATCATGTATTTGTACAAGACATAATATATCATGTATTTGTACAAGACTTCATACTGCATGGAATTGGACAAGACTTAATACATCATGTATTTGTACAAGACTTAATACAACATGTATTTGTACAAGACTTAATACTGCATGGAATTGGACAAGACTTAATACATCATGTATTTGTACAAAACATAATATGTAGGCTGtagaaaaacttgaaaaaaaagtcttgAAACTACTGTATATGGAATTGAACAAGAAAGACACCACACTGTAAAAAAGGACAAAATGTTGTACTCCGTGGAATTAGACAAGAATTAATACAAAGTGAAATTGTACAAGCCTTCATACAATATGAAATTTGACAAAGTGTGTAGTTCTAAATACTTTTGTGTTTGAGTTTATTCCTGTTCCATAAATAATTAATAGCTCGCTGTCCAAACCAACCTATTAAGCTTTGCTATTTTGAGTAAATCTGAAACATCATATAATCTTGATTTCTGTATTAGAAAGATAATGTTGTACAGTTTTTAATCAAGAATTTCCCCAATGTAGCATTTGCTAATCTCTAAGAAGAAAGATTTATTAACAACCCTCTTAAAGCTTATTGCAGTCAATAAATAATACCATGCATAAACCTCACTCATTcttagcattttttaaaattaatctaaGAATTTAATCTAGATAGATTGTTCAATGTTGTAGTTGTATAGAAAAAAACTTGCAGCCCCTATAAAAAAAGgcaaaactatttttttcacTTGTCACCAACTAGCTCATCCTGAATTTACTGACTGTAGAAAAAGATTTGGGGTAACAGAATCCCTGCCCTTGCTATACCTATGTGACGGTGTTTTCAGGATTTTAGCATGAGTGCAGCACATCGTGACACCCCACACAACCCAGGTAAACTAACCATGGAACCAGCAGACCAGCGGGTAAGCAGAGGCGGTAGAAGGTGGGGATGTGGAGACAACATTGAACAAGACAACAGGGGGTCTATATTTACCGGAGGCTGCTGAGAGTTTATCATTGTAGACTGTGTTGTCATATTGGACTGACTATTTACCATGGGCTGTCCGTAGCTGGGTGAGGTCCAGGTGGAGGAAGAGATGTTGGGGGGTAGCCCCTGCTAGCTCTGACCACCCGTCTTCTTCTGTTCACCCTTCGGTTGCCAGTCATGTTGTTGTCTGAAAATAAACACAGCATACTTGGACTGTAACTGAAGAATGTTTCActgataaaaaattgaattgtagACATAAACCCAATATGGCATAAAATAAACACAGCATACTTAGACTTATACCGGCTTCTCTTTCCGTGACAgaaattgaacaatattgaAAACGTATCCAAACATTTTTTTCGCTTTTGaatctgatttttattaaagCTGTCATATACCATGTGTTTATTATATAAACCTTTGCCTGATTACTGATTTATGTATACTTAAAAAACCGTCTAGAGCACATATGACAATTTTTACAATCTCCATTCCTGGCGATGTGAAAGTTCTACCAGGTGTATAAAAATTGGCAAACAAAATTAACCAAATTTTCAGTTTAATTCATAGCATGCCTCTGATAGTTGAAAGTTTGACATACTTAGTTGACCTACTTTTGTGACCAGTAACCTCTGCAACATTGACTCACTTTTTGACCTGCGACGCTGACCCTTTGATGTTGAGGTTTCCAGCTAGCTGTGACAGACTGGAATCCAGATCTTTGTTGATGAGTTTTTCTTGTGTGGCGCTGTTCATCCCAACATTGGAGGTTGGTTTTAGGACCTCCCCAAAGGCATCAAATCCTGCAACAAAATAAGCAgacaataaaaatgtttgtacaACTTTCTATATTTTGAAAACCAGAGAATCATTATCTGTTTAAAGTAAGAGGACAAGTCAACTAAGTCacacagcaaaaaaaaaaatatacctgtCTCATACAAATAAGGCTGTTATGAAATTGTTTGTCTCTACAAAATGTGAGGTAATTTGGTTCATAAATGAACCTGTAATGTACTAGACATGATAATGAAATGAAGAAATGACTTGTTCGGAAGAAGCAAGCATTTTACTGAGTTTGAAGTATACTAAATATACTAAATACAATGTCAAATATTCAAGTACTTAGTAATATCAAGAAATATACAAGAAGATGTCATTTAAGCATCCATTTATATCAAGAAATTGATTTGAGACATAATAGGAAACGTGTTTAACAATAACAAGATGCAAGACATCATCTTAGTTATCTGAGAATGTGTGTAAGTCCTGATAATATATAACTATTcataaaactgaaatgtttatGAAGCATGGCAATATATAAGTATCCATTCTCCTCAATGTACATGAAAATGAGGCATGATATTCAGTATCCATAATTACAGTATGAACTGTGTGGGGGCCATAgtttacattttcatcaaatatcAAGAAATGCAAAAGGGTCCCCAAGCTACGTAATTGTCCGCTATCCAGACACACGTGAGGCAAGATTCCTTTGAAGTACATACTATCCAGAAAAGTGAATTGATATTCTAGCCATTTATAGCTAACACATGTGTAGCAAAATATcacataatatatgtacattataCAATGTGAATATCTATGAGATAATTATCTTGTATGTGAACTTAGAAAATCataataacttaaaaaaataaaaaggttcACTGAACACAACTCAATATTGATAATGTAATCAAACACAACTGTGTAACAGAAGAACAAAAACCAACTCTGGAGAACTGAGAAAGGAACGTAGTTCTACGACTGTCACCTGATTGGTCAGAAGAGATGAGGGCGGGACTTAGGCGGCCCGGTGCTGCAGAAAGTAAACAGTTCAGAGTTCTCAGTACAGAATAAATCACATTACACAATGTAGTTTgtctttgtttatttcttatctCAAATCAACCAATTACTTTACTATGCAGAGCACAAAGACTTGTAGAATGTATTGGTGGATACCTGACTCATTCATGGTTGGAGTTAAACTCCTCTGATGGAGAGCTTGCAAAGCAGAAAATGTTCAGTCTTCATATAGCAagtaaatgttttcaaattttcaacacaAAACGTAAATGACACtaaatgtgttttaattatttttttgcaacatcaatatagaataatatatattaattcaCTCGGATTAATAGAAGCAAAGTTAAGATGTTAGCTCCACTGCAGAACATCCCTATAGCCACACTGTGTACCAAAGAACACAAAACTGAAACTTGAACTAACCTGGACTAGTCGGCATGGGAGGTCCAGGAAAAGCTGAAAAATAGGTCTTATTGTTTACAGTTGAAGATATTATCTCACTAAAAAATGTACAGCTTTAAATGCTGTAAAATTGGTCtacttgtttacatttgatATTATCTGCTGTAAAATAGGTCTACTTGTTTACAGTTGAAAATATTATCTGCTGTAAAATTGGtctatttgtttacatttgataTTATCTGCTGTAAAATAGGTCTACTTGTATCATTGTGTACAGCTATAAGTACATGCGATtagagataattttattttaaaaggcTGTATATCTGTATAAATCTGTATTCAGTCAGATATTGTACCATCCTTGGCGCTGACATTGCTCGGCCTGTACAATATCTGACAGAATGGGCAGTTTTTGGCCTACAATCATTACTTACATGAACCTTAGTGTTGTTTATAGCTGTGAATCTGTGTTTATATTGTATATCTAACTGTTCTGAATTTCTTTTTACAGAGGATTTTAGTGTTAACAGGTGTAAATCTGTGTATGCATTGTTTATCTAGCTgttctgtttttatttatacaggagaTCTTAATGCTTGGATGTCTATGTACAggtttatataatttaatacagatatatataaacatttgttttcattatatttgGTTACAATACTTTAACTACAACTTTAACCACAGCTTCAGAACAAATCTTACAAAATTACTAACAGCTTTTCACAGAAACAAAACTACTGCAATGAAAACTACATATCTGTAAGACAAGAATAACGAATAATCGATATGCATCACATATTTTCTGCTTAATTCtagataccggtatatatatttgTAGAACAGAATCAGCCTATACAAACTTGTCTTTAAACAAATCAACAGATAGCTAGAAACTGAAAGACACTAATCTATCAATACCTTATATCAATAACACAAAGAATTCTAATTGCTAAATCAAAGTTCTGAGAAATTCTCTAAagttacaaaaaaatgaaactcaAACTGAGACAAATAAACTGGACTTGAGAGAGTGCAGTAATAGACTGAGTTACGGAGTGATCTCACGACAACAAAGGATCCTAGACATTCACTCATCTACTTCTACCAGAGGACGGTCAATAAACCTGCAGTGTTTCCTCTCACGGAGCCCCTACCCTTGGGCAGACCAGGGGTGCCCTGGTCACTTATCAGGGAACCACCTGCTCCAAAGATGCTGGTTCCCGTTCCCCAAGAAGAAAGAGTGGCTAGGTTGGAGGTCTCCAATAGACCAGAGCCGTGGACATCAGAACTTGTCATAGCAGAGAGGGAGGACAGATCTGTGTCGACTTCGGCATCATCCACACTAAAGATACCACCCGAGGCGAGTCCACTGTAGGTAGTAACAGTGGGGGAACGAGTGGTTGTCATAGGCAGAATGGGATCTAGAGATTCTAAGGTAGGATCTAGAGATCCTGCAGCATCCTCATCATGTGACAGCAGGTCTGATAGCGtgaacaaacaaaacaatacagTTATCTCCCTCCGATAAAAAAAAGACTTGTCCCACTTCATTTCTGCATTCGATCGTTAAGATGATAAATAAACCTGTATGCATGAAAAATGCTCTATGTGATATATGTGACACGTGAGGCCAAAAAgtgatactgtggaatcaattAAATTcttgggggccaattttcgttgattgttggttttttgcttatttgtggggatgtaatttcgtggatgtgtTAGTTTTCAGTTTTAGTAACGCTTTCAAAACTTGTTTTGTGGAGgacgtaaattcgtgggggagggctaACCACGAAAACCACGAAAATTCGGCCaccatgaattctaatgattccacagtagttacATCATTAATTATAGAAGAAATTGTATGAAAAGATATTTATGTCTTCTGTAACATGCTGTTCCTGATGAAGTCTATGGTGAACAAAgccttttttcttgatttggaTATTACATATCTATCATAGAGGTAAGAAGTGATCAGTGAGGCAAGAGGTGGTAGTGACATCATTAACTtaagaaaaatagttttaaaaaaaacatttacattttgtCACCTGTAAGATCCTTATGAAAGTTAATATATTGTAAACAGATACTTTATGATTTGTATAttacaattaattattattatcctgataataaattttatacagaGGGTAAGATTAAAGTGATCTTGTGTTTAaatcaatcttaaaatattattgtaattaTGAATGAGCTTCATAGAAATTCAACTAGGGATTAATGTGAATACTTATGAAATACACAACATATGATTCACACAGTTTATTTCTAAGTTACAGTAcctgttttttttctgttgtggATAGTTCTACACTCATTTTTAAGTGGCAGTACCTAGTTTTTCTATTGAGAATAGTTCTTAATATTTTAACAGAatctgttttttttctgttgtcaCAGTGTAATCTTCTACTTATTTCTACAACAATACCTGGGGGTTTTTCCTGCGAGTATAGATCTACTTATTTCTACAACTGTACCTGGTTTTTCCGAGGTCTGAGGAACTAAGAGACCTGTAGCATCGGTTAGTAGTCCTACAGCCAAAGAGAGAAGTACCACATGCAGTTAGTGCAGTCACTGTACAACAGTTATAGTATTAGACCAATCATTATGCCATTgctataatttcattttatgtaaaagttGCACTTATGCTTAAGGAGACTGCgggtggtcaacaaactaaCTATCAGATCTGCCTTTAACTTTGTTTTAAGCTAGAAActtatattttgtaaagaaaaattacatataaattagctttaaaatttccATGTTTTCCTCTATCTATAAAACAGAACTCTTCTTCTTAGGAGATAAATAAAGTCTTATAATGACCATGACCATCTAGCCCTTTTAATTTTGGAGAATGAATTATGTAGATCCTATTATTATAATTCAGTTTCTTCTAATTGCATTGTTTATTACTTCTTTTATTGGAGAATCATTCCAACAGACTGCATAGCTTCACATTTAGTATAAATTTGCATATCTTCAGTAAACCATAGCACGTTACTCCAAATTTTTTCCTGACTTTTGTATGATGTAAATAGAGCTGCTAATTTTCAAGTTTAAATATCCCTATTTACTTCAGGgtaacatgtaacatatatcttAGTATAAAAATCATGATATATCAAAACCAACAACCCTACTCCTGTTTTAATTGCCTATGTGTCtctattttctttatattttctttttctgtttttaagcAATTAGAGCAATGGCATACTAATTTGGATATTGGACATGCATGCAGTCAATCTTTGTTAAAACGTGAGCAAATGAACTGtaaaacaaagagaaaattAGTTGAGATGATTAGTTAAAGCTGTAAAAAAACAGAGGAAGTGGGGGTCTGCTAAAATTACTTCTCTCAGCAACAGTTAGTCTGGACGCATGCATAAGGGTTATAGAAACTGTACAAGTCGAACAAAAGGCTTGCAAGACTTTCCAAAACTCCTATGGAAAGCAAGCCTGAGACTCAACAATTTAAACAGAAAAGTGATCTCATATGGCCTATAATTCTACCAATATATGGTAAAGGTGTAATCAAATCTAATAATTAGAAACCCCTTTCCTTCAAAATCTAAAAGCAGTAATGTATTAGTGAAAAAAGCAcacaaaaatgttaagaaaatgtGTCATGTTGACAAGCCCGAGCATGCTCAAAAGTCTGTCCTACCAGCGGAGGTGTTGGATGACTGGTTGGGAAACACTTTCTCAAAGTCAACGTCGGATGTAAACATACTGCTCGATGCTGGGGAGGAACAATAttcaaagtttcaaaaaaagtttatcTTTACATGCCCACCCTAGTTTAAGAAATcttaaaacaacagaaaaaatatcctgattacatttatgggggaatatttaattttcatgcCGTTGGTCTCAAAgaacgagggttgtcccaaaaaaGCGTAGACAAGTGACGTTATTCAGTTAATTGAAGAACAGGAAAatgaaatttgtgccacaaaCGGTTCAAGTAGTTtgtattcaaataatgttttaaaatcaaatattgtttgagattaaattagtgaaatgaaagcatgcTATACCAGAAACTTGAGATGCGGcacaatgtcaaaaacaaaaagttaaaatcaacataatatcaaaatgaaaattgcaaggaaaagtacttttcgaatgaaaaaaattcaaataaaacatacattaatatttgataataattcttttatttacttaaaaaatattttggctaaaaaagaacttctgaatattttataatgcgttttgtgacaagttgTAGAGTTTACTCGTAATAAAATGGCGACATCAGTGTTTAAGGTGGCGCAGCAGTAACcgataaaattttgtaaagacctTGAAAC is drawn from Crassostrea angulata isolate pt1a10 chromosome 5, ASM2561291v2, whole genome shotgun sequence and contains these coding sequences:
- the LOC128182922 gene encoding uncharacterized protein LOC128182922 encodes the protein MKWDKSFFYRREITVLFCLFTLSDLLSHDEDAAGSLDPTLESLDPILPMTTTRSPTVTTYSGLASGGIFSVDDAEVDTDLSSLSAMTSSDVHGSGLLETSNLATLSSWGTGTSIFGAGGSLISDQGTPGLPKGRGSVRGNTAGLLTVLW